The following proteins come from a genomic window of Aquimarina sp. MAR_2010_214:
- a CDS encoding LytTR family DNA-binding domain-containing protein, producing MQVLIIEDESRAANQLQNVLKTGGFEYQLLDIIDTVEDAVIWFQTHPTPDLVFMDIQLADGLSFEIFQEVNVEAPIVFTTAFDQYAIQAFKVNSIDYLLKPIQQDELNTALNKFFKTNEPSVVAPDILKQLLSSMQVMNHREGILVKEGSGFVQIKTSDLIYVYSQESITFGVAINKRYIIDETIDQLFSSLDPNQFYRINRGQIISKISIQKIDSYFNHRVKLSMLNPRDQEFIVSRQKTSDFKEWMNK from the coding sequence ATGCAAGTACTGATTATTGAAGATGAATCACGTGCAGCCAATCAATTGCAAAACGTGCTCAAAACTGGTGGTTTCGAGTATCAATTATTAGACATCATCGATACAGTTGAAGATGCTGTTATATGGTTTCAGACACATCCAACTCCGGACTTAGTATTTATGGATATCCAACTAGCGGATGGTCTAAGTTTTGAAATATTTCAGGAAGTAAATGTAGAAGCACCTATTGTTTTTACAACTGCTTTTGATCAATATGCTATCCAAGCTTTCAAAGTAAATAGTATAGATTACTTACTCAAACCAATCCAACAGGATGAACTAAATACTGCACTTAATAAGTTTTTTAAAACAAATGAACCCTCTGTTGTTGCTCCTGATATTTTAAAACAGCTTCTTAGCAGTATGCAAGTAATGAACCATCGAGAAGGTATACTAGTAAAAGAAGGAAGCGGATTTGTACAAATTAAAACTTCTGATTTGATATATGTGTATTCTCAAGAAAGCATCACTTTTGGAGTAGCCATTAATAAACGCTACATTATTGATGAAACTATCGACCAATTATTTAGCTCGTTGGATCCTAATCAATTTTATAGAATTAATAGAGGTCAGATTATATCTAAAATTTCAATTCAGAAAATAGATTCGTATTTTAATCATCGAGTTAAGCTTTCTATGTTAAATCCAAGAGATCAAGAATTTATTGTCAGTAGACAAAAAACAAGTGATTTTAAAGAATGGATGAACAAATAA
- a CDS encoding DMT family transporter yields MKKAIYFMLLSAVSFTAMNLFVKYLAHFGGGQLVFFRAFGSLFFTMSYLLWHKIPIFGNQKRLLIYRGLAGVTSMGLFFMSVYYLPIGSAVSLRYLSPIFATIFAVLFLREQVKPIQWLFFLMAFSGVLMIKGFDPNVNSFGLLLVLGSAIFSGVVYVLINKIGHGDHPVVIVNYFMWISVTIGGVLSLFNWTTPKGIEWLLLLSLGVFGYFGQVFMTKAFQSQATNKVVSLKYVEVIFTMIAGTFWFTDVYPILSIIGTLLVIVGLILNIWYRKR; encoded by the coding sequence ATGAAAAAAGCTATATACTTTATGCTTCTTAGTGCTGTATCTTTTACAGCAATGAACTTATTTGTAAAGTATTTAGCACACTTTGGAGGAGGACAGTTGGTGTTTTTTAGAGCGTTTGGTTCGTTGTTTTTTACGATGAGTTATTTGTTATGGCATAAAATCCCAATATTTGGTAACCAAAAAAGATTGTTGATTTATAGAGGACTCGCAGGAGTGACCTCGATGGGATTATTTTTTATGTCAGTTTATTATCTTCCTATTGGTTCTGCGGTATCATTACGGTATTTATCACCAATCTTTGCCACTATTTTTGCAGTACTTTTTCTTAGAGAGCAGGTAAAACCAATACAGTGGTTGTTTTTTTTGATGGCTTTTAGTGGAGTTTTGATGATCAAAGGTTTTGACCCTAATGTTAATTCCTTTGGCTTATTGTTAGTGCTGGGCTCAGCAATATTTAGCGGAGTGGTATATGTGCTAATAAATAAAATTGGTCATGGCGATCATCCCGTTGTGATTGTTAACTATTTTATGTGGATTTCTGTTACCATAGGAGGTGTTCTTTCACTTTTCAACTGGACAACACCAAAAGGAATAGAGTGGTTATTACTACTTAGTTTAGGAGTTTTTGGGTATTTCGGACAAGTATTTATGACCAAGGCATTTCAATCTCAGGCAACAAATAAAGTGGTATCTCTAAAATACGTTGAAGTTATTTTTACGATGATTGCAGGAACTTTTTGGTTTACAGACGTATATCCTATCCTAAGTATTATAGGAACCTTATTAGTGATTGTTGGATTGATCCTTAATATTTGGTATCGAAAGCGTTAA